In the genome of Hymenobacter taeanensis, one region contains:
- a CDS encoding alkene reductase — MNHTPHLFSSVQVGALTLPNRFAMAPMTRSRATNPETVPTDSVIKYYVQRASAGLIITEGSQVSAQGVGYINTPGIYTEEQVAGWKKVTDAVHAAGGRIFIQLWHVGRVSHPFFHNGELPVGPSAIKPEGAKAFTGQGFEDVPTPRALELSEIPGVVDQFRQAARNAKLAGFDGAEIHGANGYLLDQFIQDGSNQRTDEYGGSVENRARFTLEVVKAVVDELGADRVGIRLSPQGSSSIKDSDPVRTFSYVTEQLNQFNLAYLHVIEALPGHPMAQPSAPAVAAHLRKIFNGTFILNGGYTQETAEEALANNEADVIAFGVPFIANPDLVERFRSGAALNTPDPSTFYVPGDKGYIDYPSLQEQGVDLKEPVDYQNN; from the coding sequence ATGAATCACACTCCGCATCTTTTCTCGTCCGTTCAGGTGGGCGCCCTCACGCTGCCCAACCGTTTTGCCATGGCCCCCATGACCCGGAGCCGCGCCACTAACCCGGAAACCGTACCCACCGACTCGGTAATAAAGTACTACGTGCAGCGCGCTTCGGCGGGCCTGATCATCACGGAAGGTTCGCAGGTATCAGCTCAGGGCGTGGGTTACATCAATACCCCTGGTATTTATACCGAGGAGCAGGTAGCTGGCTGGAAGAAGGTAACTGACGCGGTGCATGCAGCCGGCGGCCGCATTTTCATTCAGCTTTGGCACGTAGGCCGCGTGTCGCATCCTTTCTTCCACAACGGCGAGCTGCCCGTAGGCCCCTCGGCCATCAAGCCTGAAGGAGCTAAGGCCTTCACCGGCCAGGGCTTTGAGGATGTACCTACGCCACGCGCCCTGGAGTTGAGTGAAATTCCGGGCGTTGTAGACCAGTTCCGCCAGGCGGCTCGCAACGCCAAGCTGGCCGGTTTTGATGGCGCCGAAATCCACGGCGCCAATGGCTACCTGCTCGATCAGTTCATTCAGGACGGTTCTAACCAGCGCACCGATGAGTACGGTGGCAGCGTAGAAAACCGCGCCCGCTTTACCTTGGAAGTGGTGAAGGCCGTGGTAGACGAGCTGGGCGCCGACCGCGTAGGTATCCGCCTCTCGCCCCAGGGCAGCAGCAGCATCAAGGACTCCGACCCGGTACGCACCTTCAGCTACGTAACAGAGCAGCTCAACCAGTTCAACCTGGCTTACCTGCACGTAATTGAGGCCCTGCCCGGTCACCCCATGGCCCAGCCCAGTGCCCCAGCCGTAGCTGCGCACCTGCGCAAAATCTTCAATGGCACCTTCATCCTAAACGGTGGCTACACTCAGGAAACTGCCGAAGAAGCCCTGGCCAACAACGAAGCCGATGTAATTGCTTTCGGTGTGCCGTTTATTGCCAACCCCGACCTAGTGGAGCGCTTCCGCAGCGGGGCCGCCCTCAACACCCCCGACCCCAGCACGTTCTACGTGCCCGGCGACAAAGGCTATATCGACTACCCCTCCCTGCAAGAACAGGGCGTAGACTTGAAGGAGCCCGTTGACTACCAGAATAACTAA
- a CDS encoding NmrA family NAD(P)-binding protein encodes MTEPTTPQPRTTSAPATIVVAGATGDLGFRIAKHLLQRGATVQALVRPGSSSKPEAIALRQLGASLTEVDYNSLISLTEASAGAGCVVSALSGLREEIVGMQTRLAKAAVAAGVPRFIPSDYSIDYTKLPKGSNRNLDLRREFNERLNELPLQATSVLNGMFADLLTGQAPVVLFGPKRVLYWGNPDQPLDFTTTEDTAAFTALAALDSTTPRYLRVAGEVATIRDLQAAATEATGEKFGLLRAGGLGFLAGMIKVTRTLMPATNEVFPPWQGMQYLHNMFTGLPKLQPLDNDRYPELRWTSVREVLASRQK; translated from the coding sequence TTGACAGAACCTACTACTCCCCAGCCCCGTACCACGTCAGCTCCTGCTACCATTGTAGTAGCAGGCGCTACCGGCGACCTGGGTTTTCGCATTGCCAAGCACCTACTGCAACGTGGCGCCACTGTGCAGGCCCTGGTGCGGCCGGGTAGCAGCTCTAAGCCGGAGGCTATTGCCCTGCGCCAGCTGGGAGCCAGCCTTACTGAGGTAGACTACAACAGCCTTATTTCCCTGACGGAGGCCAGTGCTGGCGCCGGCTGTGTGGTTTCGGCGTTGTCGGGGCTGCGCGAGGAGATTGTGGGGATGCAGACCCGGCTGGCAAAAGCGGCCGTGGCAGCAGGCGTGCCGCGCTTCATCCCCTCCGACTATTCCATTGATTACACGAAGCTACCGAAAGGCTCTAACCGCAACCTCGACCTGCGCCGGGAGTTTAATGAGCGGCTAAATGAGCTGCCTCTCCAGGCCACGTCCGTCCTCAACGGTATGTTCGCGGACCTGCTGACCGGGCAGGCGCCGGTCGTGCTGTTTGGGCCCAAGAGGGTGCTCTACTGGGGCAACCCCGATCAGCCCCTGGATTTCACTACCACCGAAGATACCGCCGCCTTTACCGCCCTCGCGGCTCTTGACTCTACCACGCCCCGTTACCTGCGCGTGGCCGGCGAAGTAGCCACCATCCGAGACCTGCAGGCAGCTGCTACTGAGGCCACCGGTGAAAAGTTTGGCTTGCTGCGAGCAGGTGGCCTAGGGTTCCTAGCTGGCATGATCAAGGTCACGCGCACCCTCATGCCAGCCACTAACGAGGTATTTCCGCCCTGGCAGGGCATGCAATACCTCCACAACATGTTCACGGGTCTCCCCAAACTACAGCCCCTGGACAACGACCGGTACCCCGAGCTCCGCTGGACCTCCGTGCGCGAGGTGCTGGCATCACGTCAGAAGTAA
- the metH gene encoding methionine synthase, protein MPTVTDSPLHDILAKRVLILDGAMGTMIQRHKLEEADFRGTRFADHPKPLRGNNDLLSITRPDIIKGIHADYFAAGADMVETNTFSGTTIAQADYALEDIVYELNYESARIAREVADEFTRQNPDKPRFVAGAIGPTNRTASLSPDVNRPGFRAVTFDELATAYHEQVRGLIDGGSDALLIETIFDTLNAKAALYAVQKFFDEGGRVVPVMISGTITDASGRTLSGQTVEAFWNSIRHLPLLSVGLNCALGADQLQVYIKELSRIADVHISAYPNAGLPNAFGGYDESAQEFAGVVENYLKESLVTVVGGCCGTTPQHIGELARLADKYEPRKLPELPKATRLSGLEPFGIYPDSLFVNVGERCNVTGSRAFARLIRTGNYEAALQVARDQVEGGAQVIDVNMDEGMLDSEQAMTTFLNLIASEPDISRVPIMIDSSKWSVLEAGLKCVQGKSIVNSISLKEGEETFKERARTVRQYGAAVVVMAFDENGQADTLEKRIEICQRSYNILVNEVGFPAEDIIFDPNILTVGTGMEEHRNYALDFIEAVRWIKQHLPGALTSGGVSNISFSYRGNDVVREAMHSAFLYHAIRAGLDMGIVNPSQLAVYDEVPKDLLELVEDVLLNRRPDATERLVDFADTVKQKDKVEVVADAWRSLPVKERLQHALVKGITEFIDQDTEEVRQQVARPLEVIEGPLMAGMNVVGDLFGAGKMFLPQVVKSARVMKKAVAYLEPYLLADKQSGDRQTAGKILLATVKGDVHDIGKNIVGVVLACNNFDIVDLGVMVPLEKILDEAQKQQVDVIGLSGLITPSLDEMVYVAQEMEKRGLNTPLLIGGATTSRLHAAVKIAPNYSGPVVHVNDASRSVGVAAALLGTADVEYARTVREEYRQLREDYAGRQREKNYLTIEAARENGFKADWETSRIVKPSFLGTKTLEDYPLAELAEYIDWTPFFQTWELKGRYPRILTDENVGEAATQLFNDAQKLLKQIINEKLLTARAVVGFWPANTVGHDTIQIFKDETRQEIQTEFFTLRQQSEKAPGVPNLAFSDFVAPKETGREDYIGGFAVTAGLGIEKLLEKYEQEHDDYSSIMVKALADRLAEAFAERLHQRVREEFWGYDPAENLSNEDLIQEKYRGVRPAPGYPGCPDHTEKITLFELLDAESTTGIRLTENLAMYPASSVSGLYYAHPDSRYFGLGRIGKDQVEDIAERKNMPLPELERWLAPNLNYDPASVPVTAL, encoded by the coding sequence ATGCCGACCGTCACTGACTCCCCGCTCCACGATATACTTGCCAAACGCGTCCTGATTCTGGATGGCGCCATGGGCACCATGATTCAGCGCCACAAGCTGGAAGAGGCTGACTTCCGGGGCACCCGCTTCGCCGATCATCCCAAGCCTCTGCGTGGCAACAACGACCTGCTGAGCATTACGCGGCCTGATATCATCAAAGGCATCCACGCCGATTACTTCGCGGCCGGGGCCGATATGGTGGAAACCAATACGTTCAGCGGCACCACCATCGCGCAGGCTGACTATGCCCTGGAGGATATCGTGTACGAGCTCAACTATGAGTCGGCGCGCATTGCCCGAGAGGTAGCCGACGAGTTTACGCGCCAGAATCCCGACAAGCCCCGGTTCGTGGCCGGTGCCATTGGGCCCACCAACCGCACCGCTTCCCTCTCCCCCGACGTAAACCGCCCCGGCTTCCGGGCCGTAACGTTTGACGAGCTGGCCACCGCCTACCACGAGCAGGTGCGCGGCCTTATTGATGGCGGCTCCGACGCTTTGCTCATCGAAACCATCTTCGACACACTGAACGCTAAAGCGGCGCTGTACGCGGTGCAGAAGTTCTTCGACGAAGGCGGCCGCGTGGTGCCCGTCATGATTTCCGGCACCATCACCGACGCTTCCGGCCGTACCCTTTCGGGGCAGACGGTGGAGGCCTTCTGGAACTCCATCCGCCACCTGCCCCTGCTGAGCGTGGGCCTGAACTGCGCCCTCGGCGCCGATCAGCTGCAGGTGTACATCAAGGAACTGAGCCGCATTGCCGACGTGCACATCTCGGCCTACCCGAATGCGGGTTTGCCGAATGCATTTGGCGGTTATGATGAGTCGGCTCAGGAATTCGCGGGCGTAGTAGAAAACTACCTTAAGGAAAGCCTCGTGACGGTGGTGGGCGGCTGCTGCGGCACCACACCCCAGCACATTGGCGAGCTGGCCCGTCTGGCTGATAAGTATGAGCCGCGCAAGCTGCCCGAGCTACCCAAAGCTACCCGCCTGAGTGGCCTAGAGCCCTTCGGCATCTACCCCGACAGCCTCTTCGTGAACGTGGGCGAGCGGTGTAACGTGACTGGCTCCCGCGCCTTCGCCCGCCTCATCCGGACCGGCAACTACGAAGCTGCCCTGCAAGTAGCCCGCGACCAGGTGGAGGGCGGTGCCCAGGTCATCGATGTGAACATGGACGAAGGCATGCTCGACTCGGAGCAGGCCATGACCACCTTCCTGAACCTCATTGCCTCGGAGCCCGACATTTCGCGGGTGCCGATTATGATTGACTCCTCGAAGTGGAGCGTGCTGGAAGCCGGACTGAAGTGTGTGCAGGGCAAGAGCATCGTCAACTCCATTTCGCTCAAGGAAGGCGAAGAGACCTTCAAGGAGCGCGCCCGCACGGTGCGTCAGTACGGCGCCGCCGTGGTGGTGATGGCCTTCGATGAGAATGGACAGGCTGACACGCTGGAGAAGCGCATCGAAATCTGTCAGCGCAGCTATAATATCCTGGTGAACGAAGTGGGTTTCCCGGCCGAGGATATCATCTTCGACCCTAACATTCTGACGGTGGGCACCGGCATGGAGGAGCACCGCAACTACGCGCTGGACTTCATCGAGGCCGTTCGCTGGATCAAGCAACACCTGCCCGGCGCCCTCACCAGCGGCGGCGTCAGCAACATCAGCTTCTCCTACCGCGGCAACGACGTAGTGCGCGAAGCCATGCACTCGGCCTTCCTCTACCACGCCATCCGGGCCGGCCTCGACATGGGTATCGTAAACCCCAGCCAGCTGGCCGTGTACGACGAAGTGCCCAAGGACCTGCTGGAGCTAGTAGAAGACGTGCTGCTAAACCGTCGCCCCGACGCTACTGAGCGTCTCGTTGACTTTGCCGACACGGTAAAGCAGAAGGATAAAGTGGAGGTAGTAGCCGACGCCTGGCGCAGCCTGCCGGTGAAGGAGCGCCTGCAGCACGCCCTAGTGAAAGGCATCACGGAGTTCATCGACCAAGACACCGAGGAAGTGCGCCAGCAAGTAGCTAGGCCACTCGAAGTGATTGAAGGCCCCCTGATGGCCGGCATGAACGTGGTGGGTGACCTGTTTGGCGCGGGCAAAATGTTCCTGCCTCAGGTAGTAAAATCGGCCCGCGTGATGAAGAAGGCCGTGGCCTACCTGGAGCCTTACCTGCTTGCCGACAAGCAAAGCGGCGACCGGCAAACAGCCGGTAAAATCCTGCTGGCCACGGTAAAAGGCGACGTGCACGACATCGGCAAGAACATCGTGGGCGTAGTACTGGCCTGCAACAACTTCGACATCGTGGACCTGGGTGTGATGGTGCCCCTGGAGAAGATTCTGGACGAAGCGCAGAAGCAGCAGGTAGACGTGATTGGTCTCAGCGGCCTCATCACGCCTTCGCTAGATGAAATGGTGTACGTGGCCCAGGAAATGGAAAAGCGCGGCCTCAACACCCCGCTGCTCATTGGCGGCGCCACCACCTCTCGCTTGCACGCCGCCGTGAAAATTGCGCCCAACTACTCCGGCCCCGTGGTGCACGTAAACGACGCTTCCCGCTCGGTAGGGGTAGCCGCGGCCCTGCTCGGCACCGCCGATGTGGAGTACGCCCGCACGGTGCGTGAGGAATACCGCCAGCTCCGTGAGGACTATGCCGGCCGCCAGCGCGAGAAGAACTACCTCACCATTGAAGCTGCTCGTGAAAACGGGTTCAAAGCCGATTGGGAAACCAGCCGCATTGTGAAGCCGAGCTTCCTGGGCACCAAAACCCTGGAAGATTATCCGCTGGCCGAACTGGCCGAATACATCGACTGGACGCCCTTCTTCCAGACCTGGGAACTGAAGGGCCGCTACCCCCGCATCCTCACCGATGAGAACGTGGGCGAAGCCGCCACCCAGCTCTTCAACGACGCCCAAAAGCTGCTGAAGCAAATCATCAACGAGAAGCTGCTCACGGCCCGTGCCGTAGTGGGGTTCTGGCCCGCCAACACCGTCGGCCACGATACCATCCAGATTTTCAAGGATGAGACCCGCCAGGAAATCCAGACGGAGTTCTTCACCCTGCGCCAGCAGAGCGAGAAGGCCCCCGGCGTGCCCAACCTGGCCTTCTCTGACTTTGTGGCGCCCAAGGAAACCGGCCGCGAAGACTACATCGGCGGGTTTGCCGTAACGGCAGGCCTAGGCATTGAGAAGCTGCTGGAAAAGTACGAGCAGGAGCACGACGACTACTCCAGCATCATGGTGAAAGCCCTGGCCGACCGCCTCGCCGAGGCCTTTGCGGAGCGCCTGCATCAGCGGGTGCGCGAGGAGTTCTGGGGCTACGACCCCGCCGAGAACCTTTCCAACGAAGACCTCATTCAGGAGAAATACAGAGGTGTGCGCCCCGCGCCCGGCTACCCCGGCTGCCCCGACCACACCGAGAAAATCACCCTGTTTGAGCTCCTCGATGCTGAAAGTACCACGGGCATCCGCCTCACCGAGAACCTGGCCATGTATCCCGCTTCCTCGGTAAGTGGCCTCTACTACGCCCACCCCGATTCCCGCTACTTCGGTCTCGGCCGCATCGGCAAGGACCAGGTAGAGGACATTGCTGAGCGCAAGAACATGCCGCTGCCAGAGCTGGAGCGCTGGCTGGCCCCCAACCTAAACTACGACCCTGCTAGTGTGCCCGTGACGGCGCTCTAG
- a CDS encoding endonuclease domain-containing protein, which translates to MSQDKIFTADKRLYGKLNLKGRSRAMRHEPTKAEETRWQAVRGGQLGTKFRRQHSIDRYIIDFVSLSSKLIVEVDGEIHNQPDQQDYDTGRSALLQELGYRILRFSNNQVLHEPDQVIATIKSAL; encoded by the coding sequence ATGTCCCAGGACAAGATTTTCACCGCAGACAAAAGGCTGTACGGTAAGTTGAATTTGAAAGGTAGGAGTCGCGCCATGCGGCATGAGCCCACGAAAGCAGAGGAAACACGATGGCAAGCAGTACGGGGTGGGCAGCTTGGCACCAAATTCCGACGCCAGCACAGTATTGACCGCTACATCATTGATTTTGTCAGCCTTAGTTCTAAACTGATTGTGGAGGTTGATGGAGAGATCCACAACCAGCCTGACCAGCAAGACTATGATACTGGCCGCTCCGCCCTGTTACAGGAACTCGGCTATAGAATTCTACGCTTCTCCAACAACCAAGTGCTGCACGAACCAGACCAGGTGATAGCAACTATTAAATCTGCTCTGTAA
- the metF gene encoding methylenetetrahydrofolate reductase [NAD(P)H], producing the protein MKVTEHLTRADGKTLFSFEVLPPKKGENIQNLFSNIEPLMEFKPPFIDVTYHREEYVYRQHPNGFLEKKTVRKRPGTVGICAAIKNRFDVDTVPHLICGGFSKEETENALIDLHFLGIDNVLALRGDPIKSEGHFKPDPDGHAYAADLIGQVANLNKGEYLDEEQDDTWATNFCIGTAGYPEKHFESPNYGADLRYLKHKVDRGAEYIVTQMFFDNEQFFNFEKRCRNAGITVPIIPGLKPLTTKSQLTMLPRSFYLNLPEELADAVQLAPDNAAAREIGIEWCINQSKELMAHGVPCLHYYSMGKSESIRRVAAALF; encoded by the coding sequence ATGAAAGTAACCGAACACCTGACCCGCGCCGACGGCAAGACGCTGTTTTCCTTCGAGGTATTGCCCCCGAAAAAGGGCGAGAACATCCAGAACCTGTTCTCGAATATTGAGCCCCTGATGGAGTTCAAGCCGCCGTTTATCGACGTGACGTATCACCGCGAGGAGTACGTGTACCGCCAGCATCCCAACGGGTTTCTGGAGAAGAAAACCGTGCGCAAGCGCCCCGGCACGGTAGGCATCTGCGCGGCCATCAAGAACCGCTTCGATGTGGACACGGTGCCTCACCTGATTTGTGGGGGCTTCTCGAAGGAGGAAACCGAAAACGCGCTCATCGACCTGCACTTTCTCGGCATTGATAACGTGCTGGCCCTGCGCGGCGACCCAATTAAAAGTGAAGGTCACTTCAAGCCGGACCCCGACGGGCACGCTTACGCCGCCGACCTCATTGGGCAGGTAGCTAACCTCAACAAGGGCGAGTACCTGGATGAGGAGCAGGACGACACCTGGGCCACCAACTTCTGCATTGGCACGGCCGGCTACCCCGAGAAGCACTTTGAGTCGCCGAACTACGGGGCCGATTTGCGCTACCTTAAGCACAAGGTAGACCGCGGCGCGGAGTACATCGTTACTCAGATGTTCTTCGACAACGAGCAGTTCTTCAACTTCGAGAAGCGCTGCCGCAACGCGGGCATTACCGTGCCCATTATTCCTGGCCTTAAACCCCTGACCACCAAGAGCCAGCTTACTATGCTGCCCCGTTCCTTCTACCTCAACCTCCCTGAGGAACTAGCTGATGCCGTCCAATTAGCCCCTGACAACGCGGCGGCCCGCGAAATCGGGATTGAGTGGTGCATCAACCAGAGCAAGGAGCTGATGGCTCATGGCGTACCCTGCCTACACTATTATAGCATGGGCAAGTCGGAGAGCATCCGGCGGGTAGCGGCGGCGCTGTTTTAA
- a CDS encoding tetratricopeptide repeat protein, giving the protein MSTLDDLFARLREASTPTEIEALQDGIWQIWLMTGHPLLDKYLESGMRAMAAGDYTLAIREFSFLIDASPDYAEGWNKRATAHYLRGEYRASLDDARQTLRLEPRHFGALSGRATMLLHLGDVAGSLRALQRLEHLCPNWPGLQTRLRDLRDQLDEPGL; this is encoded by the coding sequence TTGTCTACCCTCGATGACCTCTTTGCCCGTCTGCGGGAAGCCAGCACGCCCACCGAAATTGAGGCACTGCAGGATGGCATCTGGCAGATTTGGTTGATGACGGGGCACCCGCTGCTGGATAAGTATCTGGAGTCGGGGATGCGGGCTATGGCGGCCGGTGACTATACTCTGGCAATCCGGGAGTTTTCGTTTTTGATAGACGCCAGTCCCGATTATGCCGAGGGCTGGAACAAACGGGCAACGGCCCATTACCTGCGCGGTGAGTACCGGGCCTCCCTCGATGACGCCCGCCAGACCCTGCGTTTGGAGCCCCGTCACTTTGGGGCGCTGTCAGGGCGAGCTACTATGCTGCTGCACCTTGGCGATGTGGCGGGCAGCTTACGGGCCCTGCAACGCCTTGAGCACTTGTGCCCTAACTGGCCTGGCCTACAAACCCGCCTGCGCGATCTGCGCGACCAGTTAGACGAGCCCGGCTTGTAA
- a CDS encoding energy transducer TonB — MKKLLPLLVLALLLGVFSAQAQKMRKNEWESGLLEKGEKVGVWEYYSYTRDGRQVITQKYDHTAKKLVFFRDFDDVAYPVQTTAGTWNREHLTQPPLFLGGDAALAPFMSKLNYPAQAQSKNIQGKVVVAFVVDTLGRAVDHKVMLGIGGGCDEEALRVCRAIPNQWLPARIGGRAVVVQHELPFTFRLAK, encoded by the coding sequence ATGAAAAAACTATTACCACTCCTTGTTCTTGCTTTGCTGTTAGGCGTGTTCTCTGCACAGGCTCAGAAAATGCGCAAGAACGAATGGGAAAGCGGCCTGCTTGAAAAGGGCGAAAAAGTAGGCGTGTGGGAATACTACTCCTACACCCGCGACGGTCGGCAGGTGATTACCCAGAAGTACGATCATACGGCCAAGAAGCTCGTGTTTTTCCGCGACTTCGATGATGTGGCCTACCCAGTTCAAACTACAGCTGGCACCTGGAACCGGGAGCACCTAACTCAGCCACCGCTTTTTTTGGGAGGCGATGCCGCATTGGCCCCCTTCATGAGCAAGCTTAACTATCCTGCTCAGGCCCAGAGCAAGAACATCCAGGGTAAAGTAGTGGTGGCTTTTGTAGTAGATACCCTGGGCCGGGCCGTAGACCATAAGGTGATGCTGGGCATTGGCGGAGGCTGCGATGAGGAAGCGTTGCGCGTGTGCCGCGCTATTCCCAATCAGTGGCTGCCCGCCCGCATTGGGGGCCGCGCGGTGGTAGTGCAGCACGAGCTGCCCTTTACATTCCGACTCGCGAAGTAG
- a CDS encoding N-acetylmuramoyl-L-alanine amidase — MKILHKLISGLALAGSLLMGATAWAQQSRLIETAETVPAANQWLSPGDRLQVRVVGQPGARVTFLNGQPLTELAPALTNGKRGIYQGTYLVQPTDTLQDRPISFQLLTPDSLTATARSKNTIRFLNPSVPVLATTRGPLAYLNYGLGEDRLGGAKLGYLDSLVVLHLTGRVGDLYRVQLSRHQTAWVPQEVVRLLPPGGFVPASLTGSWSVQGDSLLDYVRVPLTARLPYRSQLLTKPSRLVVDIYGATSNTNWITQRAGLQELGDVTYEQIEPDVVRMVLHLRHRQSWGYHIGYRGNVLEIQVRRPPQKLRLRGLTIAVDAGHGGSNGGATGASGAREKDLTLAIARQLRRELEQAGALVLMTRDQDVTVENGARVQLLRQRQPHLLVSIHVNSSGSPTVRGTSTFYRYVAFRPLSVALYEQMLATGLPGFGNVGNFNFGLNGPTEYPNALVETAFVSNPEDEKLLVSAEFQQRMAKAMRQGIENFLKGCRAKGPKGWLLGQSAE; from the coding sequence ATGAAGATTTTGCACAAGCTCATAAGTGGCCTAGCACTGGCCGGCAGCCTCCTGATGGGGGCTACTGCCTGGGCGCAGCAGTCTCGGCTAATTGAAACCGCCGAAACAGTACCCGCCGCCAACCAGTGGCTCAGCCCCGGCGACCGGCTGCAGGTACGCGTAGTAGGCCAGCCTGGTGCCCGCGTAACGTTCCTGAACGGGCAGCCGCTCACGGAGCTGGCGCCAGCACTAACCAACGGGAAACGGGGCATATACCAAGGCACCTACCTAGTACAACCCACCGATACCCTCCAGGACCGCCCAATCAGCTTTCAACTGCTTACTCCAGATAGCCTCACGGCCACTGCTCGAAGCAAAAACACCATCCGGTTCCTGAACCCCAGTGTTCCAGTGCTGGCCACCACACGCGGGCCCCTGGCCTACTTAAACTATGGCCTGGGCGAAGACCGCCTGGGAGGCGCTAAGCTCGGCTACCTCGACTCACTGGTGGTTCTGCACCTGACCGGGCGCGTGGGCGACCTGTACCGGGTGCAGCTCAGCCGGCACCAAACTGCCTGGGTACCGCAGGAAGTGGTACGGCTGCTGCCCCCCGGTGGCTTTGTGCCGGCATCTCTCACCGGCTCCTGGAGCGTACAGGGCGACTCGCTGCTTGACTACGTGCGGGTGCCCCTCACCGCCCGCCTGCCCTATCGTTCCCAGCTCCTCACCAAGCCCAGCCGACTAGTAGTGGATATTTATGGGGCCACCTCCAATACCAACTGGATAACTCAGCGCGCTGGTCTGCAGGAACTAGGCGACGTAACCTATGAGCAGATTGAACCCGATGTGGTTCGGATGGTGCTGCACCTGCGCCACCGCCAAAGCTGGGGCTACCATATTGGGTACCGCGGCAATGTGCTGGAGATTCAGGTGAGGCGCCCGCCCCAGAAGCTGCGGTTGCGGGGCCTGACCATTGCCGTAGATGCTGGCCATGGGGGCAGCAACGGCGGCGCTACCGGCGCTAGTGGGGCACGAGAAAAAGATCTTACCCTTGCTATTGCCCGGCAGCTACGCCGGGAGTTGGAGCAGGCCGGGGCCCTGGTACTCATGACCCGCGACCAGGATGTTACCGTTGAGAATGGGGCCCGGGTGCAGTTGCTGCGCCAGCGGCAACCCCATTTGCTGGTGAGTATTCATGTAAACTCCTCGGGCAGCCCTACCGTGCGAGGCACTAGTACGTTTTACCGTTACGTAGCGTTTCGCCCGCTTTCAGTGGCCTTGTATGAGCAAATGCTGGCTACTGGCCTACCGGGCTTTGGCAACGTAGGCAACTTCAATTTCGGGCTGAATGGCCCCACGGAGTACCCCAATGCGCTGGTAGAAACTGCCTTTGTATCGAACCCCGAAGACGAGAAGCTACTGGTATCGGCGGAGTTTCAACAACGGATGGCCAAGGCTATGCGGCAAGGAATTGAGAATTTCCTGAAAGGCTGCCGGGCCAAAGGCCCCAAAGGTTGGCTGCTAGGCCAGTCGGCGGAGTAA